The following proteins are co-located in the Chlorocebus sabaeus isolate Y175 chromosome 21, mChlSab1.0.hap1, whole genome shotgun sequence genome:
- the LRRC4 gene encoding leucine-rich repeat-containing protein 4, translating into MKLLWQVTVHHHTWNAILLPVVYLTAQVWILCAAIAAAASAGPQNCPSVCSCSNQFSKVVCTRRGLSEVPQGIPSNTRYLNLMENNIQMIQADTFRHLHHLEVLQLGRNSIRQIEVGAFNGLASLNTLELFDNWLTVIPSGAFEYLSKLRELWLRNNPIESIPSYAFNRVPSLMRLDLGELKKLEYISEGAFEGLFNLKYLNLGMCNIKDMPNLTPLVGLEELEMSGNHFPEIRPGSFHGLSSLKKLWVMNSQVSLIERNAFDGLASLVELNLAHNNLSSLPHDLFTPLRYLVELHLHHNPWNCDCDILWLAWWLREYIPTNSTCCGRCHAPMHMRGRYLVEVDQASFQCSAPFIMDAPRDLNISEGRMAELKCRTPPMSSVKWLLPNGTVLSHASRHPRISVLNDGTLNFSHVLLSDTGVYTCMVTNVAGNSNASAYLNVSTAELNTSNYSFFTTVTVETTEISPEDTTRKYKPVPTTSTGYQPAYTTSTTVLIQTTRVPKQVAVPATDTTDKMQTSLDEVMKTTKIIIGCFVAVTLLAAAMLIVFYKLRKRHQQRSTVTAARTVEIIQVDEDIPAATSAAATAAPSGVSGEGAVVLPTIHDHINYNTYKPAHGAHWTENSLGNSLHPTVTTISEPYIIQTHTKDKVQETQI; encoded by the coding sequence ATGAAGCTCTTGTGGCAGGTaactgtgcaccaccacacctggaatGCCATCCTGCTCCCGGTCGTCTACCTCACGGCGCAAGTGTGGATTCTGTGTGCAGCCATCGCTGCTGCCGCCTCAGCCGGGCCCCAGAACTGCCCCTCTGTCTGCTCGTGCAGTAACCAGTTCAGCAAGGTGGTGTGCACCCGCCGGGGCCTCTCCGAGGTCCCGCAGGGTATTCCCTCCAACACCCGGTACCTCAACCTCATGGAGAACAACATCCAGATGATCCAGGCCGACACCTTCcgccacctccaccacctggaGGTCCTGCAGTTGGGCAGGAACTCCATCCGGCAGATTGAGGTGGGGGCCTTCAATGGCCTGGCCAGCCTCAACACCCTGGAGCTGTTCGACAACTGGCTGACAGTCATCCCTAGCGGGGCCTTTGAATACCTGTCCAAGCTGCGGGAGCTCTGGCTTCGCAACAACCCCATCGAAAGCATCCCCTCTTACGCCTTCAACCGGGTGCCCTCCCTCATGCGCCTGGACTTGGGGGAGCTCAAGAAGCTGGAGTATATCTCTGAGGGAGCTTTTGAGGGGCTGTTCAACCTCAAATACCTGAACTTGGGCATGTGCAACATTAAAGACATGCCCAATCTCACCCCCCTGGTGGGGCTGGAGGAGCTAGAGATGTCAGGGAACCACTTCCCTGAGATCAGGCCTGGCTCCTTCCATGGCCTGAGCTCCCTCAAGAAGCTCTGGGTCATGAACTCACAGGTCAGCCTGATTGAGCGGAATGCTTTTGACGGACTGGCTTCACTTGTGGAACTCAACTTGGCCCACAATAACCTCTCTTCTTTGCCCCATGACCTCTTTACCCCGCTGAGGTACCTGGTGGAGTTGCACCTACACCACAATCCTTGGAACTGTGATTGTGACATTCTGTGGCTAGCCTGGTGGCTTCGAGAGTATATACCCACCAATTCCACCTGCTGTGGCCGCTGTCATGCTCCCATGCACATGCGAGGCCGCTACCTCGTGGAGGTGGACCAGGCCTCTTTCCAGTGCTCTGCCCCCTTCATCATGGATGCGCCTCGAGACCTCAATATTTCTGAGGGTCGGATGGCAGAACTTAAGTGTCGGACTCCCCCTATGTCCTCTGTGAAGTGGTTGCTGCCCAATGGGACAGTGCTCAGCCACGCCTCCCGCCACCCACGGATCTCTGTCCTCAACGACGGCACCTTGAACTTTTCCCACGTGCTGCTTTCAGACACTGGGGTATACACATGCATGGTGACCAATGTGGCAGGCAACTCCAACGCCTCGGCCTACCTAAATGTGAGCACGGCCGAGCTCAACACCTCCAACTACAGCTTCTTCACCACAGTAACAGTGGAGACCACGGAGATCTCGCCTGAGGACACAACGCGAAAGTACAAGCCTGTTCCTACCACGTCCACTGGTTACCAGCCGGCATATACCACCTCCACCACGGTGCTCATTCAGACCACCCGTGTGCCCAAGCAGGTGGCAGTACCCGCGACAGACACCACTGACAAGATGCAGACCAGTCTGGATGAAGTCATGAAGACCACCAAGATCATAATTGGCTGCTTTGTGGCAGTGACTCTGCTAGCTGCCGCCATGTTGATTGTCTTCTATAAACTTCGTAAGCGGCACCAGCAGCGGAGTACAGTCACAGCCGCCCGGACTGTTGAGATTATCCAGGTGGACGAAGACATCCCAGCAGCAACATccgcagcagcaacagcagctcCGTCCGGTGTATCAGGTGAGGGGGCAGTAGTGCTGCCCACAATTCATGACCATATTAACTACAACACCTACAAACCAGCACATGGGGCCCACTGGACAGAAAACAGCCTGGGGAACTCTCTGCACCCCACAGTCACCACTATCTCTGAACCTTATATAATTCAGACCCATACCAAGGACAAGGTACAGGAAACTCAAATATGa